From Bifidobacterium longum subsp. longum JCM 1217, one genomic window encodes:
- a CDS encoding PhoH family protein produces MATTTRTITIPPQLDPVAVLGPVDEVIREVERAFPDLTIIVRGNRVAIVSRSKQTEAQAAQAEDLVNTIIQAAYTAPMDADTVRRMLDQNVLKNHVRLEHPGHGPVRDKLAQSTSNERAHARSAGSHDPTYRKPTVPGVITFAAGVPVRAKTAGQVAYVNAIESHTITFGIGPAGTGKTYLAVAKAVRAFQDKQIRRIILTRPAVEAGESLGFLPGTLNDKVDPYLRPLYDALGDMLGADQLKRYMDDGSIEVAPLAYMRGRTLNDAFVILDEAQNTTEQQMKMFLTRLGFNTTMVITGDISQVDLTVPRSGLATIERILGGINDIAFVHLKTEDVVRHQLVGQIVAAYDRHSAIAGDHRDIERKGRRNHTDFDARQQADSTNQSETDDER; encoded by the coding sequence GTGGCAACGACTACACGTACCATCACCATCCCGCCCCAACTTGACCCCGTCGCCGTGCTCGGCCCGGTTGACGAGGTCATTCGCGAGGTAGAGCGCGCCTTTCCGGACCTGACGATTATCGTGCGCGGCAACCGCGTGGCGATCGTCTCCCGCTCCAAGCAGACCGAAGCCCAGGCCGCACAGGCCGAGGATTTGGTCAATACCATCATCCAAGCCGCCTACACCGCGCCTATGGACGCCGACACCGTGCGTCGCATGCTCGACCAGAACGTGCTCAAGAACCACGTGCGCCTCGAACATCCCGGTCACGGCCCGGTGCGTGACAAACTGGCGCAATCGACCTCAAACGAACGCGCCCATGCACGTTCTGCCGGCTCCCACGACCCGACGTACCGCAAGCCCACGGTTCCCGGCGTCATCACCTTTGCTGCCGGCGTGCCGGTCCGTGCGAAAACCGCCGGACAAGTGGCCTACGTGAACGCCATCGAATCGCACACCATCACCTTCGGCATTGGCCCCGCAGGCACCGGCAAGACGTATCTGGCCGTGGCCAAGGCTGTGCGTGCCTTCCAGGACAAGCAGATTCGCCGCATCATCCTCACGCGCCCGGCCGTGGAGGCCGGCGAAAGCCTCGGCTTTCTGCCCGGCACGCTGAATGACAAGGTTGACCCGTATCTGCGCCCGCTGTACGACGCGCTTGGCGACATGCTCGGCGCCGACCAGCTCAAGCGGTACATGGACGACGGCTCCATCGAAGTGGCGCCGCTCGCCTACATGCGCGGCCGTACGCTGAACGACGCGTTCGTGATCCTCGACGAGGCTCAGAACACCACCGAACAGCAGATGAAGATGTTCCTGACCCGTCTGGGCTTCAACACCACGATGGTCATCACCGGCGATATCTCGCAGGTGGACCTGACCGTGCCTCGCTCGGGACTGGCCACCATCGAACGCATCCTGGGCGGCATCAACGACATCGCATTCGTGCATCTCAAAACCGAGGACGTGGTACGTCACCAGCTGGTCGGACAGATCGTGGCCGCCTACGACCGTCACTCCGCCATCGCCGGCGACCACCGCGACATCGAACGCAAGGGCCGCCGCAACCATACCGACTTCGATGCCCGCCAGCAAGCGGATTCAACCAACCAAAGCGAGACAGACGATGAGCGTTGA
- the ybeY gene encoding rRNA maturation RNase YbeY, with translation MSVDVTNETQWVIDPKVFSDLGIWVLDQMRVSTQSDLTIMFVDPDPIAELHMRWMNLEGPTDVMSFPMDELRPGDGKTVMEGVLGDIVICPWVAAQQAAAAGHSTMQEMLLLTIHGILHLLGYDHVTPEQERQMFGLQRQLLLTFFALRHDANVQATLPAGTPDALALYDAAHGAGRDLDSK, from the coding sequence ATGAGCGTTGACGTCACCAATGAAACCCAGTGGGTCATCGACCCCAAGGTCTTCTCCGATTTGGGTATTTGGGTACTCGACCAGATGCGCGTGAGCACCCAGTCCGACCTGACCATCATGTTCGTGGATCCCGATCCCATCGCCGAACTGCACATGCGTTGGATGAACCTCGAAGGCCCGACCGACGTGATGAGCTTCCCGATGGACGAGCTGCGCCCCGGCGACGGCAAAACCGTGATGGAAGGAGTGCTCGGCGACATCGTCATCTGCCCGTGGGTCGCTGCCCAACAGGCTGCCGCAGCCGGGCACAGCACCATGCAGGAGATGCTATTGCTCACCATCCACGGCATCCTGCACCTGCTCGGCTACGACCACGTGACCCCCGAGCAGGAGCGCCAGATGTTCGGCCTGCAGCGACAGCTGCTGCTCACCTTCTTCGCCCTACGCCACGATGCCAACGTGCAGGCCACGCTGCCCGCCGGCACACCCGACGCGCTGGCCCTGTACGACGCCGCGCACGGTGCTGGCCGCGACCTCGATTCCAAATAA
- a CDS encoding hemolysin family protein gives MEYSSTTPIAITVILVLVAALFVWLSLTMAAAEGAVARVTRASLNNLILEVQTDSEASQFLKMKKIDKIHRVQRLIADRYATAGSCAFFRIACNVLDGVLVSSIASLWGAELWIELLSGFLVAIIVAVVSVLVRPRTAGMAKPVGIMISNSRIVSLATKLTPFARIGGDKSGSKGPGRRSKDSDLSDDEELEKIQLEQGKAAIDRLVESNDFDPEVSEMLRNVLTLSDTLTREIMVPRTDMICMERDSTLSSALKLFSRSGFSRVPVIGEDVDDLIGVAYLKDAVRATAFNPAAMERAVESIVRQPLLVPESKPVDDLFHEMQRSRQHVAVVVDEYGGIAGMVTIEDAIEQIVGELEDEHDRTQRTEPEKIGDNKWKMPARTPIADLEEIFEIDIDEDDVDTVYGLLTKILGRVPIVGASAVTRGLRLTAVDSAGRRKKVSTIVVEPAHVEGGEENNKTHEETDGEPVEGDDTASKE, from the coding sequence ATGGAGTATTCCAGTACCACGCCGATCGCCATCACCGTCATTCTTGTACTCGTGGCGGCCCTGTTCGTCTGGCTCTCGCTGACCATGGCCGCCGCTGAAGGCGCCGTGGCCCGCGTAACGCGAGCCAGCCTTAACAATCTCATCCTCGAGGTGCAGACCGACTCCGAAGCAAGCCAGTTCCTCAAGATGAAGAAGATCGACAAGATTCATCGCGTGCAACGGCTCATCGCCGACCGTTACGCCACCGCCGGCAGCTGTGCGTTCTTCCGCATCGCCTGCAATGTGCTCGACGGCGTACTGGTGTCTTCCATCGCATCCCTGTGGGGTGCGGAACTGTGGATTGAACTGCTCTCCGGATTCCTGGTCGCGATTATCGTAGCCGTGGTCTCCGTACTGGTCCGCCCGCGCACCGCCGGCATGGCCAAGCCGGTCGGCATCATGATTTCCAACTCGCGCATCGTGTCGTTGGCCACCAAGCTCACGCCGTTCGCACGCATCGGTGGCGACAAGTCCGGTTCCAAGGGACCGGGCCGCCGCTCCAAGGACTCCGATCTGTCCGACGACGAGGAGCTTGAGAAGATTCAGCTCGAGCAGGGCAAGGCCGCCATCGACCGACTGGTGGAGTCCAACGACTTCGATCCGGAAGTCTCCGAAATGTTGCGCAACGTGCTCACCCTGTCTGATACGTTGACTCGCGAGATCATGGTGCCGCGCACCGATATGATCTGCATGGAGCGCGACTCCACACTGTCTTCCGCGCTGAAACTGTTCTCCCGCTCCGGCTTCTCCCGCGTGCCGGTGATCGGTGAGGATGTGGATGACCTGATCGGCGTGGCCTATTTGAAGGATGCCGTGCGTGCCACCGCCTTCAACCCGGCGGCCATGGAGCGCGCGGTCGAATCCATCGTCCGGCAGCCGCTGCTTGTTCCCGAATCCAAGCCGGTGGACGACCTGTTCCATGAGATGCAGCGTTCCCGCCAGCATGTGGCCGTGGTGGTCGATGAGTACGGCGGCATCGCCGGCATGGTGACTATCGAGGATGCCATCGAACAGATCGTCGGCGAGCTGGAAGACGAGCACGACCGCACCCAGCGTACTGAGCCGGAGAAAATCGGAGACAACAAGTGGAAGATGCCCGCCCGTACGCCGATTGCCGATCTGGAGGAGATCTTCGAGATCGACATTGATGAGGACGATGTCGATACCGTGTACGGCCTGCTGACCAAGATTCTGGGCCGAGTGCCGATTGTCGGTGCCTCGGCTGTGACGCGCGGTCTGCGACTGACCGCCGTGGACTCCGCCGGACGCCGCAAGAAGGTGTCCACCATCGTCGTAGAACCGGCGCACGTCGAGGGCGGCGAGGAAAATAACAAGACCCATGAGGAAACTGACGGCGAGCCCGTCGAAGGCGATGATACCGCCAGCAAGGAGTGA
- the era gene encoding GTPase Era has protein sequence MTDQNNSTNDVDDIDVTDASDVAGVAEVDATGETANVTKQDVPYRSGFVAVVGRPNVGKSTLINALIGKQIAIASSRPETTRKAIRGILTADHAQLVLVDTPGIHRPRTLLGQRLNDVVDESLADVDVVAFLLPADQEIGPGDKRILSRLRTDFATKREDGTFKWRIPLIAIVTKIDELGRQQLINKLIEINDFADFSDIVPVSALKHDNLAEVKNVLIEHTPEGPQMYPDDQISEERPEDTIAELVRGAFLETLDDELPHSLAVVVDSIDYPEDNETGQGYDGKAQVNVSIYVERDSQKPIIIGKGASNLTYVKKKLRTPVNRIVGQKAKLDLHVKVAKGWQSDPKQLERLGF, from the coding sequence ATGACCGATCAGAACAACAGCACGAACGACGTCGATGACATTGACGTTACCGATGCTTCCGATGTTGCCGGCGTTGCCGAAGTCGACGCGACCGGTGAAACGGCGAACGTGACCAAGCAGGACGTGCCGTATCGCTCCGGATTCGTGGCCGTGGTCGGCCGCCCGAACGTCGGCAAATCCACGTTGATCAACGCGTTGATCGGCAAGCAGATCGCCATCGCATCCTCTCGCCCGGAAACCACCCGTAAGGCGATCCGCGGCATCCTGACCGCCGACCACGCGCAGCTCGTGCTCGTGGACACGCCCGGTATTCACCGTCCGCGTACGTTGCTCGGCCAGCGTCTGAACGACGTGGTCGACGAATCTCTGGCCGATGTGGACGTGGTGGCCTTCCTGCTGCCCGCCGATCAGGAAATCGGCCCCGGCGACAAGCGTATTCTCTCCCGACTGCGTACCGACTTCGCCACCAAGCGTGAGGACGGTACGTTCAAGTGGCGCATCCCGCTGATTGCCATCGTCACCAAGATCGACGAGCTTGGCCGTCAGCAACTCATCAACAAGCTCATCGAAATCAACGATTTCGCCGATTTCTCGGACATCGTGCCGGTGAGCGCCCTGAAGCACGACAATCTGGCTGAAGTGAAGAACGTGCTCATTGAGCACACGCCCGAGGGTCCGCAGATGTACCCGGACGATCAGATCAGCGAGGAGCGTCCGGAAGACACCATCGCCGAACTCGTGCGCGGTGCGTTCCTTGAGACCCTGGACGACGAGCTGCCGCATTCGCTGGCCGTGGTGGTTGATTCCATCGACTATCCGGAAGACAACGAGACCGGTCAGGGCTATGACGGCAAGGCGCAGGTCAACGTGTCCATTTACGTGGAGCGTGACTCCCAGAAGCCGATCATCATCGGCAAGGGCGCCTCGAACCTCACCTACGTCAAGAAGAAGCTGCGCACCCCGGTCAACCGCATCGTCGGCCAAAAAGCCAAGCTCGACCTCCACGTCAAGGTAGCCAAAGGCTGGCAGTCCGACCCCAAGCAGCTGGAGCGCCTGGGCTTCTAA
- a CDS encoding AMP-dependent synthetase/ligase: MSVINSFTQHTINLTRKALRLGSDFVHPVHDDTPDEPDYLSNADVPVEANIALPHSDDWDDGHLTVTDIDPATGLLTTSTEGNPPLDEGTSIYDLYADRAERMGDEPLYTYKSGNDWVTVTANEFLADVRAVAKGLIHYGLKKGDAVAFMCRTSYDWDLTDAAIMACGGVLATIYDTDSAEQIRNIVNNSDARLLIVQDTDMRKKADGAVEECPSLEHIITIETGGLDEIKAYGTTVSDEELDERIDSVKKTDLCSIVYTSGSTAAPKGVEMTHEHYCQTALNLPAYMPDLLHDKRNTILLFLPQAHSFARAINYIVVSSNVRIYIATGIKTLISDLQVAKPTLMIVVPRVLEKVYNAASQKAGHGPKGVVFASAVVAAQNYMKEVSANGKAGALTRTRRAAFDPIVYSSLREVLGGRAKWIVAGGAPLDPELLAFFRGAGVPVYEGYGLTETTAPCAFSPLGTPFHAGSVGIAFPGFSLRIAEDGEIQVKGRAVFPRYHKNDEATELSFTEDGWYVTGDLGRIDNDGFLYITGRKKDLIITAGGKNVSPGPIEEVIQRCEFISQALVLGDKRPFISALVTLDEESLRPWLAAKGLDENMPLEDAAKNAAVRAEVQKWVDQANEGVSRAESVRKFIILPEEFTQENGLMTASMKVIRPKVIKRYSTLLNTQMYTKRK, translated from the coding sequence TTGTCGGTTATCAATTCCTTCACGCAGCACACGATCAATCTCACCCGTAAGGCGCTCAGGTTGGGATCCGACTTCGTCCACCCGGTCCACGACGACACCCCGGACGAGCCCGATTACCTGTCCAACGCCGACGTGCCGGTCGAGGCCAATATCGCTTTGCCTCACAGCGACGATTGGGACGACGGCCACCTGACCGTCACCGACATCGACCCCGCCACCGGCCTGCTCACCACCTCCACCGAAGGCAATCCGCCGCTGGACGAAGGTACGTCCATCTACGACCTGTATGCGGACCGCGCCGAACGTATGGGCGATGAGCCGCTGTACACCTACAAGTCCGGCAACGATTGGGTGACCGTCACCGCCAACGAGTTCCTGGCTGACGTGCGTGCCGTGGCCAAGGGCCTGATTCATTACGGCCTGAAGAAGGGCGATGCCGTGGCATTCATGTGCCGCACTTCCTACGACTGGGACCTGACCGACGCGGCGATCATGGCGTGCGGCGGCGTGCTCGCCACCATCTACGACACCGATTCCGCCGAGCAGATTCGCAATATCGTCAACAACTCCGATGCCCGACTGCTGATCGTGCAGGACACGGACATGCGTAAGAAGGCGGATGGGGCCGTCGAAGAGTGCCCGTCCCTGGAGCACATCATCACCATCGAGACCGGTGGCTTGGACGAGATCAAGGCCTACGGCACCACGGTCTCGGACGAGGAGCTGGACGAGCGCATCGATTCGGTCAAGAAGACCGACCTGTGTTCCATCGTGTACACCTCCGGTTCCACGGCCGCGCCGAAAGGCGTGGAGATGACCCACGAGCACTACTGCCAGACCGCGCTGAATCTGCCGGCCTACATGCCCGATCTGCTGCACGACAAGAGGAACACCATCCTGCTGTTCCTGCCGCAGGCCCATTCCTTCGCCCGCGCCATCAACTACATCGTCGTCTCCTCGAACGTCCGCATCTACATCGCCACCGGCATCAAGACGCTGATCAGCGATCTGCAGGTGGCCAAGCCCACTCTCATGATCGTGGTGCCGCGCGTGCTGGAGAAGGTGTACAACGCCGCGTCCCAGAAGGCCGGCCACGGCCCCAAGGGCGTGGTGTTCGCCTCCGCCGTGGTGGCCGCGCAGAACTATATGAAGGAGGTCTCCGCCAATGGCAAGGCAGGTGCACTGACCCGCACTCGCCGCGCTGCCTTCGATCCGATTGTCTACTCTTCGCTGCGCGAAGTGCTCGGCGGTCGCGCCAAGTGGATTGTGGCCGGCGGTGCCCCGCTTGACCCGGAACTGCTGGCTTTCTTCCGTGGCGCGGGTGTGCCTGTATACGAGGGCTATGGTCTGACCGAGACCACCGCACCGTGCGCGTTCAGCCCGCTGGGTACGCCGTTCCACGCTGGTTCCGTGGGCATCGCATTCCCCGGATTCTCCCTGCGCATCGCCGAGGACGGCGAAATTCAGGTCAAGGGTCGTGCCGTGTTCCCGCGCTATCACAAGAACGACGAGGCCACTGAGCTGTCGTTCACCGAAGATGGCTGGTATGTCACCGGCGACTTGGGCCGTATCGACAACGATGGCTTCCTGTACATCACCGGTCGTAAGAAGGATCTGATTATCACTGCAGGTGGTAAGAACGTCTCCCCCGGCCCGATCGAGGAAGTCATTCAGCGTTGCGAGTTCATCTCCCAGGCGCTGGTGCTGGGTGATAAGCGTCCGTTCATCTCCGCATTGGTGACGCTGGACGAGGAGTCGCTGCGCCCGTGGCTGGCCGCCAAGGGCCTGGACGAGAACATGCCGCTGGAGGATGCCGCCAAGAACGCCGCCGTGCGCGCCGAAGTGCAGAAGTGGGTCGATCAGGCCAACGAGGGCGTCTCCCGCGCCGAGTCCGTGCGCAAGTTCATCATCCTGCCCGAGGAGTTCACTCAGGAAAACGGCCTGATGACCGCTTCCATGAAGGTGATTCGTCCCAAGGTCATCAAGCGCTACTCCACCCTCCTCAACACCCAGATGTACACGAAGCGGAAGTAA
- a CDS encoding NAD(P) transhydrogenase subunit alpha, which yields MAQNPEATVVFGVLNETSETESRVALTPDIVTRLKRSGVSSLIEAGAGIAADYTDEDYEKAGAKVTSRDEVLAEADALGFVDRPSAETVAKLKAGQWVIGMLGSFTDADYVAALEKAGLVGIAIEKLPRKLSSAQSMDEMTSQNSVMGYKAAITAADAYGSFLPMMTTAAGTIRPAKALVLGAGIAGLQAIGTLKRLGAVVTAYDVRPASQGEVESLGAKFLDLGLDFSKGQGEGGYARALSAEEQAQQQAAVDEKAAGFDIIITTAKVPGRKPPVLLTAAGVKGLKRGAVIVDCAASDLGGNVEGSAVGEQVTEGGVKLIGAPYLASGVATTASNLLSRNVADILVHFVRDGKLGQDLTEELDDALVVAGRAAAPAAAADAEKSEK from the coding sequence ATGGCGCAAAACCCAGAAGCCACCGTGGTGTTCGGCGTTTTGAACGAAACGTCCGAAACGGAATCCCGCGTCGCGCTGACGCCGGATATCGTCACCCGGCTGAAGAGGAGCGGTGTCTCCTCACTGATTGAAGCAGGTGCCGGCATTGCTGCCGACTACACCGATGAGGATTACGAAAAGGCCGGTGCGAAGGTGACCAGCCGTGACGAGGTGCTCGCCGAAGCCGACGCGCTCGGTTTTGTGGACCGACCGTCCGCCGAGACCGTGGCCAAGCTCAAGGCCGGCCAGTGGGTCATTGGCATGCTCGGTTCCTTCACCGATGCCGATTACGTGGCCGCGCTCGAGAAGGCCGGTCTGGTGGGCATCGCCATCGAAAAGCTGCCCCGTAAGCTTTCCAGCGCCCAGTCCATGGATGAGATGACCTCTCAGAACTCCGTGATGGGCTACAAGGCAGCCATCACCGCCGCCGATGCTTACGGTTCCTTCCTGCCGATGATGACCACCGCCGCCGGCACGATTCGCCCGGCTAAGGCGCTGGTGCTCGGTGCCGGCATCGCCGGCCTGCAGGCCATCGGTACGCTGAAGCGTCTTGGCGCGGTCGTCACCGCGTACGACGTGCGTCCCGCCTCCCAGGGCGAGGTCGAGTCCCTCGGCGCGAAGTTCCTTGATCTGGGACTTGACTTCTCCAAGGGCCAGGGCGAGGGCGGTTATGCCCGCGCGCTGAGCGCCGAAGAGCAGGCTCAGCAGCAGGCTGCCGTCGACGAAAAGGCCGCCGGCTTTGACATCATCATCACCACCGCCAAGGTCCCGGGCCGTAAGCCCCCGGTGCTGCTCACCGCAGCCGGCGTCAAGGGTCTCAAGCGTGGTGCCGTGATCGTGGACTGCGCAGCATCCGACCTCGGCGGCAACGTCGAAGGCTCCGCCGTTGGTGAGCAGGTCACCGAGGGCGGTGTCAAGCTGATCGGCGCTCCCTACCTGGCCTCCGGCGTCGCCACCACCGCATCCAACCTGCTTTCGCGCAACGTGGCCGACATCCTCGTGCACTTCGTGCGTGACGGCAAGCTCGGCCAGGATCTCACCGAAGAACTCGACGACGCGCTGGTGGTTGCCGGCCGCGCCGCCGCCCCGGCAGCTGCTGCCGATGCCGAGAAGTCCGAGAAGTAA
- a CDS encoding NAD(P) transhydrogenase subunit alpha, producing the protein MPTLVVSITLFVLALLIGIEVIGKVPATLHTPLMSGANSIHGIVIVGVVIVAAEANRPLAYVFIFLAAVLGTMNVVGGYVVTDRMLEMFKSSKNEKKGESK; encoded by the coding sequence ATGCCTACTCTCGTCGTTTCCATTACCCTGTTCGTCCTCGCGCTGCTCATCGGCATCGAGGTCATCGGCAAGGTGCCCGCCACCCTGCACACGCCGCTTATGTCCGGCGCGAACTCCATCCACGGCATCGTCATCGTCGGCGTTGTGATCGTGGCAGCCGAAGCCAATAGACCGCTGGCCTACGTGTTCATCTTCCTGGCCGCTGTGCTGGGCACCATGAACGTCGTTGGTGGCTACGTGGTCACCGACCGCATGCTTGAGATGTTCAAGTCCAGCAAGAACGAGAAGAAGGGGGAGTCGAAGTAA
- a CDS encoding NAD(P)(+) transhydrogenase (Re/Si-specific) subunit beta translates to MTSATVGAIDIVAWFVYLFSAVLFVVGLHFMNSPKTARKGNQISAFGMVVAVLMAFIVLFAKGFVNIVAVVVLVVGILIGAVAGVVSAKKVKMTDMPQLVSVFNTVGGGAAALVALNDILTKEGTPDIVVLITAGLGILIGSVTFTGSLIAAGKLQGIKWVKKLNLPGKGVWNILFAVLSVVSLVMLCVQPEQRLLWSILTTVFALCYGLVFVIPIGGADMPVVISVLNACTGTAVAMSGLAIDNVALIVAGALVGSAGVTLSILMAQAMNRPLLSVLAGGFGGGADAAAAGDGPEGTMKETTPDDLAVQLVYAQKVIFVPGFGLAQAQAQRELADLGELLKGHGVEVSYAIHPVAGRMPGHMNVLLAEANVPYEELVDLDEINPQFPQANVALVVGANDVTNPAARRPGTPVSGMPILDVDKSQNVVVMKRGRGMGYAGIQNELYFEDNTQMLFGDAKKSLQSVIAAVKELLA, encoded by the coding sequence ATGACCTCCGCAACCGTTGGCGCCATCGACATCGTCGCTTGGTTCGTCTACCTGTTCTCTGCCGTCCTGTTTGTGGTCGGTCTGCATTTCATGAATTCGCCGAAGACCGCCCGCAAGGGTAACCAGATCTCCGCGTTCGGCATGGTCGTGGCCGTGCTCATGGCGTTCATCGTGCTCTTCGCCAAGGGCTTCGTGAACATTGTCGCCGTGGTGGTGCTGGTCGTCGGCATCCTGATCGGTGCCGTGGCCGGTGTCGTCTCCGCCAAGAAGGTGAAGATGACCGATATGCCGCAGCTGGTCTCCGTGTTCAATACCGTGGGTGGTGGCGCCGCCGCACTCGTGGCCCTGAACGACATCCTGACCAAGGAAGGCACCCCGGACATCGTGGTGCTCATCACCGCTGGTCTCGGTATTCTCATCGGTTCTGTGACCTTCACCGGCTCGCTCATCGCAGCCGGCAAGCTGCAGGGTATCAAGTGGGTCAAGAAGCTGAACCTGCCGGGCAAGGGCGTATGGAACATTCTGTTCGCCGTGCTGTCTGTCGTCTCGCTGGTCATGCTGTGCGTCCAGCCCGAACAGCGTCTGCTGTGGTCGATTCTGACCACCGTGTTCGCCCTGTGCTACGGCTTGGTGTTCGTGATTCCGATCGGCGGCGCCGATATGCCCGTCGTCATCTCTGTGCTCAACGCATGCACCGGTACGGCTGTGGCTATGTCCGGTCTGGCGATTGACAATGTCGCCCTGATCGTGGCCGGCGCACTCGTCGGTTCCGCAGGTGTGACCCTGTCCATCCTCATGGCTCAGGCCATGAACCGCCCGCTGCTCTCCGTCTTGGCCGGTGGCTTCGGCGGTGGTGCTGACGCCGCCGCTGCTGGCGATGGTCCGGAAGGAACCATGAAGGAGACCACGCCGGACGATCTGGCCGTTCAGCTCGTCTACGCGCAGAAGGTCATCTTCGTGCCCGGCTTCGGTTTGGCTCAGGCTCAGGCCCAGCGCGAGCTCGCTGACCTCGGCGAACTGCTCAAGGGCCACGGCGTGGAAGTCTCCTACGCCATTCACCCGGTCGCAGGCCGTATGCCTGGCCACATGAACGTGTTGCTGGCCGAGGCCAACGTGCCCTACGAGGAGCTCGTGGATCTTGATGAGATCAACCCGCAGTTCCCGCAGGCCAACGTGGCTCTGGTCGTCGGCGCCAACGATGTGACCAACCCGGCTGCTCGCCGTCCCGGCACCCCGGTCTCCGGCATGCCGATTCTCGACGTCGACAAGTCCCAGAACGTCGTGGTCATGAAGCGCGGCCGCGGTATGGGCTACGCCGGCATCCAGAACGAGCTCTACTTCGAAGACAACACCCAGATGCTGTTCGGTGACGCGAAGAAGAGTCTGCAGTCCGTCATCGCCGCCGTCAAGGAATTGCTCGCGTAA
- a CDS encoding alpha/beta hydrolase, producing MTRSDDVINEDGHDVIAAHTRVVRGMAAALAAIAATGAGVTAAAANVMFTFALDTKAKRSMFNMPHEETPKGIEFDMSEQLEAARWFEEAKQSVTLRSHDGLKLHGWLLDPDCSDPQPHLYAICCHGYAGEPAEMAKWAHRYAQLGFTVLLPAQRAHELSEGRYVGMGLLESDDLLGWVSLITAADPDARILLHGNSMGAATVMMAAGDARLPRNVVAAISDCGYSSVVSQFTDNAEAMFRLPHSLAVLLVKVASHVSERKAGYRFEDASCVKALRHATIPMMFIHGGADTFVNPKYLDINYNACASIDREKLLIPGADHTMSASTDPDRYWRRVNSFVKRVFGL from the coding sequence ATGACTCGTTCGGACGACGTCATCAATGAGGATGGCCATGACGTCATCGCCGCACACACTCGCGTTGTCAGGGGTATGGCTGCGGCACTTGCCGCGATAGCCGCCACAGGAGCCGGCGTCACAGCCGCGGCCGCCAACGTCATGTTCACGTTCGCGCTGGACACCAAGGCCAAACGTTCGATGTTCAACATGCCGCACGAGGAGACACCGAAAGGCATCGAATTCGACATGTCCGAGCAGCTTGAGGCCGCCCGGTGGTTCGAGGAGGCCAAGCAATCGGTCACGCTGCGCAGCCATGATGGATTGAAACTCCACGGCTGGCTGTTGGACCCGGATTGTTCCGACCCACAGCCGCATCTATACGCGATCTGCTGCCATGGCTATGCCGGAGAGCCCGCGGAAATGGCCAAATGGGCGCATCGCTATGCGCAACTCGGTTTTACGGTCCTGCTACCCGCGCAGCGCGCCCATGAGTTGAGCGAAGGGCGTTACGTGGGTATGGGATTGCTGGAAAGCGACGATCTGTTGGGCTGGGTTTCGCTGATCACCGCAGCTGATCCGGATGCACGCATTCTGTTGCATGGCAATTCGATGGGCGCCGCCACGGTGATGATGGCGGCCGGCGATGCGCGACTCCCCCGCAACGTCGTCGCCGCGATTTCCGATTGCGGATACAGTTCCGTGGTCTCGCAGTTTACGGATAATGCCGAGGCGATGTTCCGTTTGCCGCACTCGTTGGCCGTGCTGCTGGTCAAAGTGGCCAGTCATGTGTCTGAACGCAAGGCTGGATACCGGTTTGAGGACGCCTCCTGTGTGAAGGCATTACGGCACGCGACTATTCCGATGATGTTCATTCATGGCGGAGCGGATACTTTTGTCAATCCGAAGTATCTGGACATCAATTACAACGCCTGCGCCAGCATCGACCGCGAGAAGCTGCTGATTCCCGGCGCCGACCACACGATGAGCGCCAGCACCGATCCGGACCGCTATTGGCGTCGCGTTAACAGCTTTGTTAAGCGGGTGTTTGGGCTGTAG